TGAATGCGCTGCTGCGCGACATGGAACGTACCGAACGCAGCGGTCAGTGCAACCACGGTCGGCCGACCTGGACCGAGATGTCGATGGCCGAGCTCGACAAGCTGTTTCTGCGCGGCCAATGAACGGCGCGAGCGATAAGCGGCCGCTGGCGATCCTGCTGATGGGGCCCACGGCGTCCGGCAAGACCGAGTTGGCGATGGCGCTGCACGAGCGCCTGGGCGCGGAGCTGATCAGCGTCGATTCGGCGATGGTCTATCGCGGCATGGACATTGGCACCGCCAAGCCTTCCGCCGCCGAGCTGGCCCGCGCGCCGCACCGCCTGATCGATATCCGCGACCCCGGCGAACCCTATTCGGCCGCCGAGTTTCGCGACGACGCGCACCGCGAGATGAGTAATATCAGTGCCGCCGGCAAGCTCCCGCTGCTGGTCGGCGGCACCATGCTCTATTATCGTAGCCTGCTGGGCGGCGTCGCCCGACTGCCTGCCGCGGATCCGGCGCTGCGCGCCGAGCTCGAGGCCTGGGCGGCCGAGCGCGGCCTGGGCGTCCTGCACGAGGAGCTGGCGCGGGTCGATCCCGAGTCGGCGGCGCGCATTCACCCCAACGATCCGCAGCGGTTGATGCGCGCCCTGGAGGTACAGTGTCTGAGCGGCCGATCGATGAGTGCGCTGTGGCGTGAACAGCCAGCCGAAACCTTTCCCTGGCGGACGTTGTCCATAGGGCTCGCGCCTGCCGATCGGGCGGTGCTGCATGAACGTATCGCCCGGCGCTTCGACACCATGCTCGAGCAGGGCTTTCTCGACGAGGTAGTCGCGCTGCGCGAGCGGGATCTGAGCCCCGACCTGCCGGCACTGAAAAGCGTCGGCTATCGACAGGCGTGGGCGTATCTCGACGGTCAGTACGATCGAGCTACGCTACGCGACAAGGGAGTGATCGCGACTCGCCAGCTGGCCAAGCGCCAACTGACCTGGCTACGCGCCTGGCCGGCGTTGAGATGGATTGACTCGTGTGCGCCTTCGCCGCTCGGCGAGGCCTTGAAAATCGTGCGCCAATGCAGCACTTAGCGTAAGATGAGGCTTTCGTCGTGGTGTCGTTAGCCGGCGGCGTGGCCCAGGCCTCATAAAGCCCCGTGGGGCGAACATTAAAATGACATCAACTAGAGACAGTTAGGGAGAGCAAAATGTCCAAAGGGCAGTCCCTTCAAGACCCGTACCTGAACATCCTGCGCAAGGAACGCATTCCGGTGTCGATTTTCCTGGTCAACGGAATCAAGCTGCAGGGTCAGATCGAGTCCTTCGACCAATTCGTGATTCTGCTGCGTAACACCGTCAGCCAGATGGTCTACAAGCATGCCATCTCTACGGTGGTGCCGTCACGCAATGTGCGTCTTCCGGCCCAGGATCCCAATATGGCCGGGCAGGAAGATTGATCGCGAGGTACTGATTGTTTTTCGAACGTCCCGACGCCGGTGAAACGGCGGTTCTCGTCCATGTCGATTTCCATGACGAGCAAGAGCGTGAAGACCCGGGTGAATTCCTGGAACTGGTGCGTTCCGCGGGCGCCGAGCCGGCGACCCTCATGCAGGGAAGCCGGCGTCGGCCCGATCCGCGTGCTTTCATCGGCAGCGGCAAGGTGGAGGAGTTACGCGAGTTGCTTGCCGTTCACCACGCCGAGCTGGTGATTTTCAACCATACCTTGAGTCCCTCCCAGGAACGCAACCTCGAGCGTTCCTTGAAATGTCGCGTGCTCGACCGCACCGGGCTGATCCTCGACATCTTCGCCCAGCGCGCCCGGACCCATGAAGGCAAGCTGCAGGTGGAGCTGGCTCAGCTCGAATACATGTCCACGCGGCTGGTGCGGGGCTGGACTCACCTGGAGCGCCAGAAGGGCGGCATCGGCCTGCGCGGGCCGGGTGAAACCCAGCTCGAGACCGACCGCCGGTTGCTGCGTGCGCGGATCAAGGCGATTCACAAGCGGCTCGACAAGGTGCGCAGCCAGCGCGAGCAGAACCGCCGGGCGCGCTCGCGGGCCGAAATTCCCAGTGTCTCGCTGGTCGGCTACACCAACGCCGGCAAGTCGACGCTGTTCAACGCCTTGACCGCCTCGACGGTGTATACCGCCGATCAGTTGTTCGCGACACTCGATCCGACCCTGCGCCGGCTCGACGTGGCCGATGTGGGACCGGTGGTGATCGCCGATACCGTGGGGTTCATTCGCCACTTGCCCCACAAGCTGGTGGAGGCCTTCCAGGCCACGCTGCAAGAGGCCAACGAAGCCTCGTTGCTGATCCATGTGATCGATTGCGCCGACCCCGAACGCGAGCAGAACATCGCCGAAGTCAATTCGGTGCTCGAGGAGATCGGCGCCGATGCAGTGCCCTGCCTGCGGGTGATGAACAAGATCGATCTGCTCGACAGCGCGCCGCGTATCGAGCGTGACGGCCACGGCGTACCCGAGGAAGTATGGGTTTCGGCACAACAGGGCAGCGGTTTCGATCTGCTGCATCAGGCATTGTCCGAGCGTCTGGCCGAGGACTTGCTCGATCTGGAGCTGACGTTGACGCCTGATCAGGGTAGGCTACGGGCGGGGTTGCACGAGCTGGACGCGGTCCGCAGCGAGCGTTTCGACGACCAGGGCCGCAGCCTGCTGACGATTCGCCTGCCACGGCGCGAATTCATGCAACTGCTCGCCCGGCTGGGCGAGAAAGCCGAGGACTACCTGCCACCGGAGGATCTGGCGCCGCCGATCTGGGCCGATGGTGTCCGAGAATAACAGCGAGGCCGCCGTCTCCATCGTAGACGGCGGCCTCGTCGCACATCGCAATCTTGCTTAGTGGAGAGACGACGTATGGCTTGGAATGAGCCGGGTGGGGGTGGCAAGCAGCACGACCCCTGGAGTGGCGGTGGCCGACGTGGCGGCGGCGGTAACGGCAATGGTGGTGGCGGTAACAACAACCAGGGCCCGCCGGATCTGGACGAGGCGCTGAAGAAATTCCAGGACAAGCTCAATCGCATGCTCGGCGGTCGCGGCAAGCGTGGCGGCGGCGGCAATGGTGGCGGCGGTGGCGGTAAGCGCAGTGTCTTCGCGCTGCCGGGGCTGCTTGCGATAATTGTCCTGGCAATCTGGGCGGCGTCCGGCTTCTATCTGGTCGATCAGTCGGAGCGTGGGGTGGTGCTGCGCTTCGGCAAGTTCGAGCAAATCGTCAATCCCGGCTTGCAATGGAACCCGCCGATCATCGACGACGTGCGCATGGTCAACGTCACCGGAGTACGTTCGGTATCCCAGACCAAGTCGATGCTGACCCGCGACGAGAACATCGTTAAGGTCGATATTTCCGCCCAGTATCAGGTGGCCGATCCGCGCGACTATGCACTCAATGTGCGTACGCCCGATCTTTCCATCGAGAATGCCCTTGATTCGGCGCTGCGCCAGGTAGTCGGCGGCACCGATATGGACGAAATTCTGACCTCGGGACGCGCATTGCTGGCGGATACCGTTTCCACGCGTCTGCAGACCTATCTCGATAGCTATGGCCTCGGAGTGCGCATTCTGGCGATCAACATCGAGTCGACCTCGGCTCCGGACGCGGTTCAGGACGCCTTCGATGACGTGATCAAGGCGCGCGAGGATCGCCAGCGGCTGATCAACGATGCGATCGGCTACGCCAATGCAATCATTCCCGAAGCCCAGGGTCAGGCTCAACGCCTGATCGAGCAGGCGCAGGGCTATCGTGAATCGGTGGTTGCCAAGGCTCAGGGTGAATCCAATCGCTTCAATTCATTGCTGACCGAATATCGCCAGGCACCCCAGGTGATGCGCGACCGCATGTATCTGGATACCATGACCGAGGTGTTGTCGAATACCAGCAAGGTGTTGATCGATATCAACAAAAGCAGTCCGCTCATGGTGCTGCCGCTCGACAAGCTGAACCGTGGCAACGCCAGCGGCGCCGATTCGCAGCAGGACGTCAATGTCACGCCGTCGCTGATCGAGCAGTTGCGCAACAACTCGGCAGGCAGCAGCAACTCGTCGCAGACGAGCGGTATCCGCAGGGAGGGTCGTCAATGATCAATAATCGTTCCCTGCTCATCGTCGCCGGCCTGGCCGCGGTCGCTTGGGTAGGCAGCAACACTCTGTATATCGTCGACGAGACCGAGCGCGCCATCAAGCTGCAGTTCGGCGAGATCGTCGAAGCCGATATCCAGCCGGGACTGCACTTCAAGGTGCCGATCACCAACACGGTGCGCACCTTCGATGCCCGCGTGCTGACTCTTGAGCTCGATACCAGTCGTTACCTGACGCTGGAGAAGAAGGCGGTGATCGTCGATTCCTATGTCAAGTGGAAGATCGTCGACTCGGCGCGCTACTACCAGGCGACTTCGGGCCA
The genomic region above belongs to Halomonas zincidurans B6 and contains:
- the hfq gene encoding RNA chaperone Hfq, encoding MSKGQSLQDPYLNILRKERIPVSIFLVNGIKLQGQIESFDQFVILLRNTVSQMVYKHAISTVVPSRNVRLPAQDPNMAGQED
- the hflK gene encoding FtsH protease activity modulator HflK, whose product is MAWNEPGGGGKQHDPWSGGGRRGGGGNGNGGGGNNNQGPPDLDEALKKFQDKLNRMLGGRGKRGGGGNGGGGGGKRSVFALPGLLAIIVLAIWAASGFYLVDQSERGVVLRFGKFEQIVNPGLQWNPPIIDDVRMVNVTGVRSVSQTKSMLTRDENIVKVDISAQYQVADPRDYALNVRTPDLSIENALDSALRQVVGGTDMDEILTSGRALLADTVSTRLQTYLDSYGLGVRILAINIESTSAPDAVQDAFDDVIKAREDRQRLINDAIGYANAIIPEAQGQAQRLIEQAQGYRESVVAKAQGESNRFNSLLTEYRQAPQVMRDRMYLDTMTEVLSNTSKVLIDINKSSPLMVLPLDKLNRGNASGADSQQDVNVTPSLIEQLRNNSAGSSNSSQTSGIRREGRQ
- the miaA gene encoding tRNA (adenosine(37)-N6)-dimethylallyltransferase MiaA — encoded protein: MNGASDKRPLAILLMGPTASGKTELAMALHERLGAELISVDSAMVYRGMDIGTAKPSAAELARAPHRLIDIRDPGEPYSAAEFRDDAHREMSNISAAGKLPLLVGGTMLYYRSLLGGVARLPAADPALRAELEAWAAERGLGVLHEELARVDPESAARIHPNDPQRLMRALEVQCLSGRSMSALWREQPAETFPWRTLSIGLAPADRAVLHERIARRFDTMLEQGFLDEVVALRERDLSPDLPALKSVGYRQAWAYLDGQYDRATLRDKGVIATRQLAKRQLTWLRAWPALRWIDSCAPSPLGEALKIVRQCST
- the hflX gene encoding ribosome rescue GTPase HflX; amino-acid sequence: MFFERPDAGETAVLVHVDFHDEQEREDPGEFLELVRSAGAEPATLMQGSRRRPDPRAFIGSGKVEELRELLAVHHAELVIFNHTLSPSQERNLERSLKCRVLDRTGLILDIFAQRARTHEGKLQVELAQLEYMSTRLVRGWTHLERQKGGIGLRGPGETQLETDRRLLRARIKAIHKRLDKVRSQREQNRRARSRAEIPSVSLVGYTNAGKSTLFNALTASTVYTADQLFATLDPTLRRLDVADVGPVVIADTVGFIRHLPHKLVEAFQATLQEANEASLLIHVIDCADPEREQNIAEVNSVLEEIGADAVPCLRVMNKIDLLDSAPRIERDGHGVPEEVWVSAQQGSGFDLLHQALSERLAEDLLDLELTLTPDQGRLRAGLHELDAVRSERFDDQGRSLLTIRLPRREFMQLLARLGEKAEDYLPPEDLAPPIWADGVRE